One window of the Shewanella litorisediminis genome contains the following:
- a CDS encoding MSHA biogenesis protein MshJ: MSRFDSLATKYDDLTSRERGIIFFAVLFGLLMLLSMPVESLWKEYRQANQTLSQTRANNHISEQQLALYQERLAQDPNRDFLERKALLLKEHQQLDTALEEQTVDMVPARLMPSVLAKMLDGAKGLTLTGFESIAPVPLIEVGEGEQKLNLYSHGIALTLEGDFFAVLRFVEAVESLENKLYWKRMDYRVKAYPKAEVQLMLHTLSVNEDFIRVANQ, from the coding sequence ATGAGCCGTTTCGATTCCCTCGCGACTAAATACGACGACCTGACCTCAAGGGAGCGGGGCATTATCTTTTTTGCCGTGCTGTTTGGGCTGCTCATGTTGCTATCCATGCCGGTGGAGAGCCTTTGGAAGGAATACCGCCAGGCAAACCAGACACTCAGTCAAACCCGTGCCAATAACCACATCAGTGAGCAGCAGTTGGCCCTGTATCAGGAGCGATTGGCCCAGGATCCCAACCGGGATTTTCTTGAGCGTAAGGCCTTGTTGCTGAAGGAACATCAGCAGCTGGACACAGCCCTGGAAGAACAGACTGTGGATATGGTACCCGCCCGTCTGATGCCCTCTGTATTGGCCAAAATGCTCGATGGCGCCAAGGGCTTGACCCTGACCGGATTCGAGTCCATTGCGCCAGTCCCCCTGATTGAGGTGGGTGAAGGAGAGCAAAAACTGAACCTGTATTCCCATGGCATAGCACTGACCCTGGAAGGGGATTTTTTTGCGGTGCTGCGGTTTGTTGAAGCGGTGGAAAGTCTTGAAAACAAACTCTATTGGAAGCGAATGGATTACCGGGTTAAGGCGTACCCCAAGGCCGAGGTGCAGCTGATGCTGCATACCCTGAGTGTAAACGAGGACTTTATCCGTGTGGCGAATCAGTAG
- a CDS encoding MSHA biogenesis protein MshK translates to MWRISSLLLCLCGASQAAEPLRDPTQPADFRAQAVGQAQGSRLTSIINSPDAKYAVIGNRLLTLGDSIGNARITAIGSDYVSLSDGKTLRLFQAITER, encoded by the coding sequence GTGTGGCGAATCAGTAGTTTACTTTTGTGCCTGTGCGGCGCATCCCAGGCGGCAGAGCCCTTAAGAGACCCGACCCAGCCTGCGGACTTCAGGGCGCAGGCTGTCGGTCAGGCGCAGGGAAGCCGGCTGACCAGCATCATCAATTCCCCCGACGCTAAATATGCCGTAATAGGCAATCGCCTGCTTACTTTGGGCGACAGTATTGGTAACGCGAGGATCACCGCTATCGGCAGTGATTATGTGTCCCTGTCCGACGGGAAGACCCTCAGGCTGTTTCAGGCTATTACAGAGAGATAA
- the mshL gene encoding pilus (MSHA type) biogenesis protein MshL: MSGIKYLTPLLSLCLIACQTTDRPNPQASKEALNEIVAPKGVEAQPPAKLPDSVSRELAGSNTVFAPNLPPERRFDVAANAVDARVFFPSLVKGTPFSVAVHPEVQGRISLSLKGVTLSEALQVIEDLYGYEVSHEGKVLKVFPSGMRTETFPVNYLYMERHGVSLTSVTSGRISDNNNNNNNGNNNNGSNGNNAFDNNGVNNGVNGNSNGNNTNGTFIQSRNKTDFWGELKETLESLIGGTGNNRHVVVTPQAGLVTVRALPGELRQVREFLATAETHLQRQVILEAKVLEVTLSDGYQQGIQWNKIAGSALADGNTKINFATSAGNEFGNQISSALGGVTSLSLIGSDFDAMINLLDTQGDVDVLSSPRVTASNNQKAVIKVGKDEYFVTDVSSTTVAGTTPVTSPEVELTPFFSGIALDVTPQIDGEGNVLLHVHPSVIDVKEQTKTIKISNSDLELPLAQSEIRESDTVIKATSGDVVVIGGLMKSESMELVSKVPLLGDIPFLGEAFTNRSQSVRKTELVILLKPTVVVSGTWKKELERSKALLDRWYPEGE; the protein is encoded by the coding sequence ATTTCTGGTATCAAATACCTTACCCCTCTGCTGTCGCTGTGCCTGATAGCATGCCAAACCACCGACAGGCCCAATCCTCAGGCGTCCAAGGAGGCGCTCAATGAAATTGTGGCGCCGAAAGGTGTTGAAGCTCAGCCACCGGCGAAGCTGCCTGATTCTGTGTCCCGCGAATTGGCGGGCAGTAACACGGTATTTGCTCCCAATTTGCCACCGGAAAGACGCTTCGATGTGGCCGCCAATGCGGTGGATGCCCGGGTGTTTTTCCCGAGTCTCGTTAAAGGCACGCCCTTCAGTGTGGCCGTACACCCTGAGGTGCAGGGGCGTATTTCATTGTCGCTCAAAGGGGTGACCCTGAGTGAGGCCTTGCAGGTGATTGAAGACCTGTACGGCTATGAGGTCAGCCACGAGGGCAAGGTACTCAAGGTGTTTCCATCGGGAATGCGTACCGAAACTTTCCCTGTGAACTACCTCTACATGGAACGTCATGGCGTGTCTTTAACCTCTGTGACGTCCGGCCGTATCTCAGACAACAATAACAACAATAACAACGGCAATAACAACAACGGCAGCAATGGTAATAACGCCTTTGATAACAACGGTGTAAATAACGGTGTTAACGGAAATTCCAACGGCAACAATACCAACGGCACCTTTATTCAGTCCCGTAACAAAACAGACTTCTGGGGTGAGCTGAAAGAAACCCTCGAGTCCTTGATTGGCGGTACCGGCAACAATCGCCATGTGGTGGTTACGCCCCAGGCCGGTTTGGTGACAGTGCGTGCGCTGCCCGGTGAACTGCGTCAGGTGAGGGAGTTTCTGGCCACCGCCGAAACTCACCTGCAGCGACAGGTGATTTTGGAAGCCAAGGTACTTGAGGTGACCTTGTCTGATGGTTACCAGCAGGGTATCCAGTGGAACAAGATAGCCGGCAGTGCCCTTGCCGACGGTAACACCAAGATTAACTTTGCCACCTCTGCAGGCAATGAGTTCGGTAATCAAATTTCCAGCGCTCTGGGCGGCGTGACCTCATTGTCTCTCATAGGTTCAGACTTCGATGCCATGATAAATCTCCTCGATACCCAAGGGGACGTGGATGTGTTGTCGAGCCCGCGGGTAACGGCCTCCAACAACCAAAAGGCGGTGATCAAGGTGGGCAAAGATGAATACTTTGTCACCGATGTATCCTCCACGACCGTGGCGGGCACTACGCCTGTGACCAGTCCCGAAGTCGAACTGACGCCCTTTTTCTCCGGTATCGCGCTGGACGTTACCCCGCAAATTGATGGTGAGGGCAATGTGCTGCTGCACGTACATCCCTCGGTTATCGATGTGAAAGAACAAACCAAGACCATCAAAATCAGCAACAGCGATCTGGAGCTGCCCCTGGCCCAGAGTGAAATCCGCGAGTCGGATACTGTGATTAAGGCCACTTCCGGGGATGTGGTGGTGATCGGTGGTCTGATGAAGAGCGAGAGCATGGAGCTGGTATCCAAGGTGCCTCTGCTTGGGGATATTCCTTTTCTGGGTGAAGCCTTTACCAACCGCAGCCAGTCTGTCCGCAAGACAGAGCTGGTGATACTGCTCAAACCAACTGTTGTGGTGAGTGGCACCTGGAAGAAAGAGTTGGAGCGCTCCAAGGCCTTGTTGGACCGTTGGTACCCCGAGGGCGAATAA
- a CDS encoding ExeA family protein — protein sequence MYLQHFGLREMPFALTPNTGFFFALAPHAEALQVLQTALQTGEGFIKVTGEVGTGKTLILRKLLNDLPAPLRCAYLPNPCLSPNELRWALALELGLKYSANIDQQQLTSLIQHQLMALAAHGHSVVLILDEAQALPQESLETLRLFTNLETENRKLLQVVLFGQPELDERLASPELRQLRQRITFSYRLRPLNRQEIHAYVAHRLRAAGLSEGGLFDNVAIAAIARASRGIPRLINILAHKSLMLGFGEGAKCIGRRQALGAIRDTEDASQPLWPRWLPVLSLGSLMVAAMGLWWHGGGL from the coding sequence GTGTACTTGCAGCACTTTGGTCTTCGGGAAATGCCTTTTGCACTGACCCCGAATACCGGATTCTTTTTCGCACTGGCGCCCCACGCAGAGGCGCTGCAAGTGCTGCAAACAGCACTGCAAACCGGTGAAGGTTTTATCAAGGTCACGGGTGAGGTGGGCACGGGTAAAACCCTGATTTTACGTAAGCTGCTCAATGACCTGCCGGCGCCGCTTCGCTGCGCTTATCTGCCCAATCCCTGTTTGTCGCCAAACGAACTGCGCTGGGCGCTGGCGCTGGAACTTGGCCTCAAATACTCCGCCAATATCGATCAGCAGCAGTTAACCAGCCTGATTCAGCATCAACTGATGGCACTGGCCGCCCATGGCCACAGCGTGGTGCTTATTTTGGATGAAGCCCAGGCTTTGCCACAGGAGAGTCTGGAAACCTTAAGGCTGTTCACCAATCTGGAGACAGAAAATCGCAAACTCCTGCAGGTGGTGCTCTTTGGTCAGCCCGAGCTGGATGAAAGGCTGGCAAGCCCTGAGCTCAGACAACTGCGGCAGAGGATCACCTTCAGCTACCGCCTCCGCCCCCTTAACCGCCAAGAAATTCATGCCTATGTGGCCCATCGATTAAGGGCGGCTGGATTAAGTGAAGGCGGGCTTTTTGATAATGTTGCCATCGCTGCCATTGCCAGGGCATCCAGAGGAATACCAAGACTTATCAATATCCTGGCCCATAAGTCGTTGATGCTGGGGTTTGGTGAGGGCGCAAAATGCATCGGGCGTCGCCAGGCGCTGGGCGCTATACGGGATACCGAAGATGCATCCCAACCCCTCTGGCCACGCTGGTTGCCGGTGCTGAGTCTGGGCAGCCTGATGGTGGCTGCCATGGGCTTGTGGTGGCACGGGGGCGGCTTATGA